Within Massilia litorea, the genomic segment CGGCAACCTGTACGTCGCCGAGAAGAACAGCGCCACGATCCGCCGCGTCTCGACCCAGGGCGTGGCGGTCACCTTCGCCGGCAGCGTCGGGGCGATCGGCAGCCTCGATGGCGCCGGCACCAGCGCGCGCTTCAATTCGCCGACCCGGCTCGAGGCCGATGCCGACGGCAACCTGTACGTCACCGACACCGGCAATTCGCTGATTCGCCGGATCAGCGCCGCCGGCGCCGTCACCACGCTGGCCGGCGCGGCGGGCCAGTGCGGCAGCGTCGACGGCGACGCGCGCAACGCCCGCTTCTGCTCGCCGCAAGGGATCGCGATCGACCGCCAGGGCAACCTGTACGTGGCCGACACCCTGAACCACACCATCCGCCGCATCGACCGCGCGAATAAGGTGACGACCGTGGCCGGAGCAGCGGGCGCCTGCGGCAGCAGCGACGGACGCGGTAGTGCAGCGCGCTTTTGCGAGCCGCAGGACATCGAAGTCGACAACGCCGGCTACCTGTACGTCGCCGATACCGGCAACTCGACGATCCGCGAAATCTCGCCCGCGGGCGAGGTGCGCACCATCGCCGGCGCCGCGGGACAATGCGGCAGCGCCGACGGCACCGGCGCGAATGCACGCCTGTGCCGCGCCGCCGGGCTCACGCTCGACGGCACCGGGGACATGTACGTGGCGGACACCGGCAACGGCACCATCCGGCGCATCAGCACCTCGAACGCGGTCAGCACCGTCGTCGGGGTGCCCGGCAGCCAGAACAATGTGCTCGGCCCATTGCCGGGCGGGTTGAACGCGCCGCGAGGGATTGCGGCACTCAGTGCAGGGGTGCTGGCCGTGACCTCGCACAACCTGATATTAAAACTGGTGCCGCGCTGAAGCCTCATGCCGCGCGGCCCACGCATGGAGCGTGGGATCGTGGACTACTCGGGCCGTACCGGCGTGGCCGCCATGTCGCCGACCACCGTATTCCAGGGGCGCACGTGGAAAGCGCGCACCAGGCCATGCGTGACGTACGGGTCTTTCGCGGCGAACAGCTGCGGTATCTCGGGGCTGTCGCAGTTGAAGACGAGCAGAGCGCGGTCGGCCGGTTCGCCGAGGGCGCCGGCGAGCACGATCTCGCCGCGCTCCTGGGATTCCCAGGCCAGTTTCAGGTGTTCGTTGCGGAACTCGGCGCGGCGCTCGAGGTAGTCGGGGGCGAGGTCGTAGGTGAGGAGATAATGCACGGCGCTTCCTTCATTGTTGGATGAACAATCGTCCTTCATGTTACCCGAAGCCGCCGCGGCGTACCGGGCGAACGAACCGATCCGCACTCCTGCTGTCCAATCGATCAGGTAGCGATGCCTGCCTGCGCCTGATTGTGTTTCTGTAGCGAAAAACACACTCCCCCGCCGACAAATCTTTATGCTGCGGTGCATTGCGACATGGCGCACAGAACATTCTCTACCGACGAGGTAGACTGGCAGCATGAACACATCGAGCAAAAAAATGGCGGCGGGAATGGCGGGCTTTGCCAGCGTGTTGTGGCTCGGCCTGACGGCGGCCGTTGCAGCCAACCAGCGCCGGCTGGTGTTCAACCCCACCGTCATCCCCGAAGTGAACAGCCCGCGCAGCAGCGGCCACCGTACCCGTCCGATCGTGCTGCGCGCGAAAGACGGCACCCGCCTCTGCGGCTGGCTGATGACGCCGCGCACCCCGGGCCCGCGTCCGGCCGTGCTGTATTTCGGCGGGCGCTCGGAAGAAGTGTCCTGGGTCGTGCGCGACGCCGGCAACCTGTTTCCGAACATGACGGTGCTGGCGCTGAACTACCGCGGCTACGGCAATTCCCACGGCATCCCCGACGAAACCCTGCTCGTCGAAGACGGCTGTACCCTGTTCGACTGGCTGGCCGCCCTGGGCCAGGTCGACGCGCGCCGCATTGCCGTCGTCGGGCGCAGCCTCGGTTCCGGCGTGGCGGTACAGGTC encodes:
- a CDS encoding NHL domain-containing protein, with the protein product MRLPALFHSLRRWARRLGPVVLCATLAACGGGVAIGFGYTDYHDDYPDRPDRPDHGRPNAETGIFLIAGGLCPTCGGSLDGSGSSARFDAPEGVVSAPDGNLYVAEKNSATIRRVSTQGVAVTFAGSVGAIGSLDGAGTSARFNSPTRLEADADGNLYVTDTGNSLIRRISAAGAVTTLAGAAGQCGSVDGDARNARFCSPQGIAIDRQGNLYVADTLNHTIRRIDRANKVTTVAGAAGACGSSDGRGSAARFCEPQDIEVDNAGYLYVADTGNSTIREISPAGEVRTIAGAAGQCGSADGTGANARLCRAAGLTLDGTGDMYVADTGNGTIRRISTSNAVSTVVGVPGSQNNVLGPLPGGLNAPRGIAALSAGVLAVTSHNLILKLVPR
- a CDS encoding YciI-like protein; translated protein: MHYLLTYDLAPDYLERRAEFRNEHLKLAWESQERGEIVLAGALGEPADRALLVFNCDSPEIPQLFAAKDPYVTHGLVRAFHVRPWNTVVGDMAATPVRPE
- a CDS encoding alpha/beta hydrolase, which translates into the protein MNTSSKKMAAGMAGFASVLWLGLTAAVAANQRRLVFNPTVIPEVNSPRSSGHRTRPIVLRAKDGTRLCGWLMTPRTPGPRPAVLYFGGRSEEVSWVVRDAGNLFPNMTVLALNYRGYGNSHGIPDETLLVEDGCTLFDWLAALGQVDARRIAVVGRSLGSGVAVQVAKERAAHSVVLITPYDSILAIAKKKFRAMPIEYMLRHRFESIKHAPSLKVPTYVLRAESDDIVPHSHTDQLCEKLANLILDDIVPGSDHMNIPYLEATQARIAGFLTQRFSQPLAAPQLIETVA